In Acidobacteriota bacterium, one DNA window encodes the following:
- a CDS encoding nicotinate-nucleotide diphosphorylase (carboxylating) (catalyzes the formation of pyridine-2,3-dicarboxylate and 5-phospho-alpha-D-ribose 1-diphosphate from nictinate D-ribonucleotide) has translation MKTIANGVSAKSVDAILKMALREDIGKGDITTRAVIEKDVIARGHIIANEEMIAAGLQVARRAFQILEEEVLFKPFHLDGDSVR, from the coding sequence ATGAAGACAATCGCCAATGGAGTTTCCGCAAAAAGCGTTGATGCCATTCTGAAGATGGCGCTCAGAGAGGATATCGGGAAGGGAGATATCACGACAAGGGCCGTTATCGAAAAGGATGTCATAGCTCGCGGACATATCATCGCAAACGAAGAGATGATAGCAGCCGGGCTACAGGTGGCGCGAAGGGCGTTTCAGATCCTCGAGGAAGAGGTATTATTCAAGCCGTTCCATCTTGACGGCGATTCGGTTAGG